The DNA segment AAGGCGATACCTTTCTGGATATTGAGTTCATTGAGCTTACAAAATGCGAGTGTTGACAATGAACTCGATTCAGATTGCTCGATAAGCGTTTGCCACTCTTGACTAGTGTACCGTTTTTCCATTTCAAATCTCCTCATGGTTGGTGACTTGATCTTATTATTCGTGTTAGGCGATTAGAATGCGAGGTTTATGGAGCGCTTACGGTCAAAGCGCTTAACACCGAAGAACATGCGATTCATGTTGGTGACACGGGAAGTCTCCCAACTACTGATGTCCTGATCGAAGTATTTATAACTAGCAAGAAGGCCACTCATATCAATTACGTGAGTCGTGCAGAATTGAATATTGCCATTTAAGAAGTTTTACCAATAGTCTGAATTTCGAATGAGTGGACCATTGACGACTACA comes from the Vibrio splendidus genome and includes:
- a CDS encoding DUF285 domain-containing protein, with protein sequence MSGLLASYKYFDQDISSWETSRVTNMNRMFFGVKRFDRKRSINLAF